In the Dictyostelium discoideum AX4 chromosome 6 chromosome, whole genome shotgun sequence genome, gtttttcaataattcCAACATCAATTAGATTAGCATTTACAAAGAATCAAGATGAAGTTAGAGTTACATGGTGGACAGATGAAGCAATGGAATCACCAATcgtattatttaataatgaaatgtTTGTACCAAATCAAGATTCAGTCAATGGAATTGAAGCAACCGTTATGAGTTATGATACATTAGGATTTCATGGTCATCCAACTACTGCAATTTTAACAGGATTACAAGAAATGACTCAATACTTTTattcaattggtaataaacATAGTGATGAATATTCagaagtttttaattttacaacaggaaaaatcaatcaaatcgGTGGTCAAGTTACACCATTCTCTCTTTCAATTTTTGGTGATATGGGATATGGTGGAAAAGGATTAGATTCAGATTTCTATACAGTTGCAAATTTATATGAACGTTCAAATGATTTAGCATTCAATATTCATGTTGGTGATATTGCATACGCTGATGAAACTTGGGAGACTGCAATCAATGGTAATCAAACTATTTGGAATCAATTTTTAGATTCAATTAATCCAGTATCCTCTCATTTAATCTATATGACATGTCCAGGTAATCACGATATTTTCTATGACCTTTCAGTTTATCGTCGTACTTGGTTAATGCCAactgatgataatgatcaAGTATCTTGGTATTCATTTGATTATAATGGTGTTCATTTCGTTGGTATCTCTTCTGAACATGACTTTTTACCACTCTCTCCACAACATACTTggattgaaaatgatttaaaaaattttagatcAAATAATCctgataattttattattatgtttGCTCATAGACGTAagtaaaatttattaattatttttattatttattttaatattatttttaatttacttatttatttatttatttatttatttatttatttttttagcaTTTTATTGTTCAACAGTTTGGAATTGGTGTAATACTACTgaagattatttaaagaaagcATTTGTTTATTCACTTGAAAATTtactttataaatataatgttGATATGTTTATTTCTGGTCATACACATTCAAGTGAAAGAACTTTACCAACTTATAATGGTCAACCAATTGGTACCTATTCAAATCCAAAAGCTACGATTCATATCACTGTTGGTACTGGTGGTAACTCTGAAGGTAATCAACATCATTGGTATCCACAACCAATTTGGTCAAGTGGTTATAGAATTTCTGATAATGGTTTTGgtttaatgaattttataaattctacAACTTTATCTTGGCAATTTGTtgcaaatattaataatacaattattgatgaaattttcattaccaaaggtcaattttaaaaaaataaataaataaatataaaaataaataaattttcataattaaaaaaaaaaataataataataaataaataaataaataaacaaacaaacaaataaaataatagaataaataaataaattattatatatatatatatatttttttgtaattatttaaatataaaaaaaaaaaaaaaaaaaaaaatctatttttaaaaatgataaatcattttcactcaaaatattttttatttttattttttttttttcgttttttggaaaaatcatttttttttatttttattttatttttattttttttttttttttattttttttttattttttttaaaaaaaaaaaaaaaaaaaattcaaaaattcaaaaaaaaaaaacgaacgaCACTATTTTTGAGAGTATTGTTTTCtggtattaatatataaatattaattaaaattagagtAATAATGCCagtttcaaaaaaacaaaaggtAGATACAACAGTTACTGTAACAACTAAAAAACAAGTTGAAAGTACTGAAAAACCACATAAACAATCAAAAGAAtctaaagaattaaaagctACAACAACCCCAACTACAAccacaccaacaacaacaactactaaaaaacaaacaacaaccaaagaATCAGTATCAAAAcaaccaattattaaatcaccaAATAGTTCAAAGGTTCATCATTGTTCATTCTCAAGTTGGTTACCAAAACCAATTACATCTATTAGTTATAatcaagaaaataatttaattgcaGTATCACGTCAAGAATCACCACTTGAAATTTGGATTAAAAATGatcaagaattaattttacttaaagtaattattatatttaaaaaataaaaaaaaaaaaaaaaaaaaaaaaaacaataataataataaacaagtattaatttaaattattattaaatttagacATTAGGAGGatcaaaatttgatttaccaATTATTTCAGTAATATggttaaataaaacaatattattatcaacatttgaaaataaatttgtaatttggGATATTTCAAGTTATTCAATTATAcaagaattaaattcaattggtaCTGTAAGAGGTGTATCATTTAatagattattaaatttattagcAGTTTGTACACATGATTCAAATGTACgtttatataatttcaaaaaagatgataatgaaattgaatatcAATCTTCATTCCCATCAGTTTcagattcaaaaattaatactaTTCAATGGGCATTAGATCAAAAAACTATCTTGGTTGGTTGtcaaaatcaattggttGTTTTTAAAGTTGATTCTTTACGTTCATCTTTAACTATTACAACTGATAATATagtttcattaaattcattaaagtaaatatatatatatatatatatatatatttttttttttttttttttttttttttttttttttaatcaaaaaaattaattaaaatttattaatatatttttttatttttatttttctaaagTGATAATACAGTTGCTTGTGGTTTTACAAATggttttatttcaattattgatattaaatttggtaGTATTATTCAAGATTTTAGAAATCTTCATGCTCCAGTTAGATCAATTcaagttaataaaaaaggtgATCAATTCTTTGCATCTGGTGATGAAGCAACCATTGTAtcatataataaatcaagtggaaataataaatggGCATTCAGTGGTCAACATAAAAGAGATAGTCATGATATTAAATGTTTAGAAATTACAAATACTCATTTAATCTCTGGTGGTAATAGTACTCAAATGATCTTTTATGATTTATCTAATTTCTCAagtttatcaaattcaaatggttcaattccaaattattttagatgtaaatcattaccattaccaaatACAATTGCAATTACacaaccatcatcatcatcacaaaatcaaattcttttaattgaattttcaagatatcaaattaatatttggcAATTAGGTTCaactaatgataataatgataatttagatTTACCAAATGGTAcccatttaaatttatcaaaaaaaactaaaaaattattacaatttgaatcaaaggtaaataatttaaattctatatatataaaaaaaaaaaaaaaaaaaaaaaaaaaaaaaaaaaaaaaaaaaaaaaaaattttaagatttaaaatataattatctaaaaaaaaagaaggaaAAAATCATTtcgatattttatttgtttttttacctttttataaaaaaaaaaaaattggaaaaaaaaagaaaaaaaaaaaaagaaaaaaaaaagaaaaaattaattgacacaatcatttaaatcttgATTATTTCGGTTTGCGCTATTGTATGCTTGATAAAAACGTTCTTGGTCTTCATCAGAGTCTTCGTCGTTGTCATGGTTATAAACatgatttttgtttttactatttttgataacattatcaacattataatttacatttgtatttgtatttgatattgttgttgttgttgttgtattggTGGCGGAGgcagtggtggtggttgttgtgtgGTTACTaccattaataaaataattcgTTTGAGCTGGTGAAACTCTTGCGTTTGGAGGTCTTTTTCTTGGAGGTTgagttggttgttgttgttgctggtgctgttgttgctgttgtagttgttgttgttgttgttgtagttgttgttgcatGATTTGATACTTATAGCTatataatgatttatattttttggttTGTTTATACCAAAAGAAATATTCAATAACATCTTGACATGATTTACCTTTAATTAAAGTTGAAATCTTtttgaaatcttttttataaattttaaaaccttcatcaaataaatctttttgaaGTTGTGACCAAGTTTGATTGATATGATCTTCTAAACATGGTTGGATGGTATCGAGTGAAGAGAAATCAATAGATTCCAAAGCATCTGCAACAGAGTAATCGTATTCATCTAAAATCGCCAAAATTGAAGAGTCTGGTATTTTggaaacatttttatttgtttggaCACCCATCGATCTCAATGAATCATCAAtacttttcaatttctttcttGCCGCACTAATAAAATGATCAACTTCTtcactttttaatttatatggTGTATAAATTAATGTAGGTGGTAAATGATCCtctaaaattttagaaaaaaaaaaaaaaaaaaaaaaaataattaaattaataatatatttataaaatataaaataaaataaaataaaatacttaCCAAAATACACATTATATGGTCTACATTCTGGAATTTTAGCTTTTTGTGATTCAATATAGGCAATTTTTGATAACCGggcttcttcttcatcatccgTAGATGATTCATCAGATGATTCAGATGACTCGTcagattcattattatcattgttaatattatttttattattattattatcaccattatcattattattattattgttgccATTACCATTTATGTTGTTATAATTTCTATATTTTGGTATATGAATATCTTCCAactcttcttcctcttcttgttttattttttgttctGGTACCTTTTCTTTTTGATCTTCCTCATCCTCATCCTCctcttcttgttcttcttcttgttcttcttcttcctcctctTGTGGATTATCTTGGATCTCTTTATCCTTTAgattctctttttctttttcgcttatttcttcattatttgaagagatatcaattatatttacattatttttaacattgGGCTTTACTTTTTGTCTTTCTCTTTCAATTTCAGATTCATTAATCTCTTCAATATAACATGATGGCcactgttgttgttgatttaaattttgttgttgttgttgttgttgttgttgttgttgttgttgttgttgttgttgttgttgttgttgttgttgttgttgttgttgttgttctccaagttttaaattatattcagttgaatttgtattatcatcatttatgAGAACCACCCCATCATTTAAACCACCTAAACTAGTAGATAGTGGAGAAGTAGGAGTTTTTCTTGATAATCTGTAATCTTGAAGATTTGATATCTTTGAATCCAAATCAAAGAAACCATTAATATCATCTAAATGTGATGAGCTTAGATCGACGTATGGATcgtaaaaaaacataaaatcaCCACCTCCATTTCCATTTCCTCTCTTTCTCTTACCTGTATTTACACTattagtagtggtagtagtactTGTATtctcattatcattattatttatattattattatcattattattattattattattattattattagtactattattatgatttatgttattactattatcatcatcgtcatcgttatcaattattaaaatattgttgttgtgattgtttgataatgaagttgttgatttattttctaattctAAATCTTCAATATCAAGATCAATATCATCCAATGGAAATGGTGATAAACTCTCCTTTCTActttcaattggtttttgATACTTTAAAGTATCTTCTTTATCATCTTCTGGttcttcatcaccatcatcattattaattgtattttcATCTTGATTCTCTGAAGAATCTAAATAAAAGATTTCCAATTCTTCAGTTGATTGATTTTCCTCGTTTTCTTTGATGTTACTAGTAGAGTAGTCTTCATTGATTGTTGGTAAAGAAGATGATTTCTctgataaaatatttttgattgttgttggtgatgataaaaCCAAATCATTATCTGATAATGCAGAGTAATATGAATCAGATTCCTCCCCTGATTCACTCTCTTCAGatgttttgatttttctattattattattattatgatcaTTATGATCATGATTATTGATAacattgttattaatattttcattaataagATTGAAGAAAATATCATTTGTAGAGggtaatgatgatgttgttgatgaaggTGATCCattacttttaattgaattggtTGGTAAACTATCACTAGTATCACTTGATAGAGTgagtttaatattattattattattattatggttTGTAATTGGTGGTGAATCATTTACTTCATCACctgtattattatcattattattatttttattattattattattattattattattattattattattattattattattattattattattattattattattattattattattattattattattattactattattattattattattattgctgctatcaattttatattcactctcatttttatttattttattattaatattgtaatCTTCATGATTaggtttttttctttttctttttctatttgTTTGATCATCAAAAGATGATGAGTGTGAATTATAAATTTCTGAAGAGGGTGGTGATGTCTTtttggtttctttttttcctttttcttTGGCTAAGCTTCCAGAATTATGACGAGAAGTAATAGGAGGAGAAGTCTctatatttttagatttgttttttttatttttattatttttattatttttgttatttttgttattattattattattattattattattattattattattattattattattattattattattattattattattatgtactattggtttttttaattttacttgTTGATCACTTTCATCATTATcgttattatcatcatcttcattatcatcttcatcatcatcttcatcatcttcatcaatatTACTCtcttttttattgataaCGGAATTGGCTATTTCTTTTGCAGTTGTTGATCTTGTTTTTGTGGTTGTTGGTGATACTTTTTTAGTGATAGCGGTTGTAGTTGTTTTTAAAGAGGAAGAGGTTGTGGTTGGTGATGTGGTAGTAGTTGGTGATGTGGAAGTGGTTGgtaatgttgatgttgttgttgttgctgttgttgtaaatggtggtgatagtttatctttattatattttttaattcgaTCTGGAACAACTTTAAATCGTTTTGTTGGGGACAATGTTGTTCTTTTatctattaatttcaaaataataaaaaacaataaataaaaaaaattaaaaattaaaaaataataataataataaaaaataaaaaaaaaataaaaaaaagaattagtcAATTgtttagaattatttttttattttaaatattttttatttttttattttattttttttttattttttatttttaattaaacattatttttttttttttttaaaaaaataataaaaaaaaaaaaaaaaaataataataaaaataataataataataataataataataataataataataaaaataattataataataataaNNNNNNNNNNNNNNNNNNNNNNNNNNNNNNNNNNNNNNNNNNNNNNNNNNNNNNNNNNNNNNNNNNNNNNNNNNNNNNNNNNNNNNNNNNNNNNNNNNNNaaatatacatatatatatatatatatacatatatatatatatatatatatatatatatatatatatatatatatatatatatatatatatatatatatatatatatatatatatatatatatatatatatatatatatatatatatatatatatatatatatatatatatatatatatatatgtatatttatttttactaattttatttattattttatttttttagaattcagaaaatattgataatgttgatatttcaaataatggtgaatatttttgtttttcaactAGATTAGAAAcaaaattatattcaattcaaaagaaacaagaaaatagtgataatattataattaaaaaggtTGAATTACCAGAAGAAGTACAATCATCAAATATTGCTAAATTCAGTAAAGATTCAAAATCATTACTTTTAGCTAAAAATAGTGATGAAATTTATCAACTCAATTTAGAATCAAATCAAGTTACTAtagtttataaaaaagatCAAAATGAAGatcaagataaaaataaaattaaaaatattgtatTAATGaaagttgataataataatttagcaGTTATCGATTCAATGAATCaagttttaatatataaaattaataacaaaaacaatgaattaccaattaaattaccaaatttaaattcaattccaattgaattattcttttcaacttcatcatcatcatcattatataTTGGtacaattgattcaattttattatttgatacaaaatctttaaaaatcaaatcatcaaaaaaattacaaggtaataataaatctgtTAAATTCATTACTGAAAATCCAAATAACTCTAATGAATTACTCATTTGGACTCAAAATGAACAATTTAAAgtaaataaagatttatcaaatgaacAACAATTAACAAAAGCTGGTTCTTCATTCACTGAAGTTATTTTTGCCTCTCAATCTGGTAATCAAGGTGATCTCGTTTTATTagatttatcttttattgaTAAAGTATTACCAAAACTTCCAGAAGCtattaaattaaagaaatttggTGGtagtaattaattaatttaaaaaaaaaaaaatgataaaaaaaaaaaataaaaataaaaaaaaaaatgattaaaaataaaaaattaaaataaataataacctaaaattctttttttttcttggttttaaaaaaaacaatattttttttatttaattctttttctcctataagaataaaaaaagaaaaaaaaagaataaaatataaaaatttatcgTGGTTTGTTTGAATCGTAAAAgggttttttaaattttgttaatcgttattatattattatctctTGGGGagggggaaaaaaaaaaagattatagGATCATATATAATTATTCTAAATTGATTGAAGATCTTTCAAAAGTGGGTTCGGAATTCtctaaagaaaaataatctACATTATATAACAAATGACCTGGACCGTAAATTGGTGAAAAATTAGCAACAGtaccattcttttttttattaattgatggtAAAAGTGGTGATGGTAAAGTATTTGGGTTGAATTGTAAATTGTTGCTCATGTcgttattggtattatttacTGATCCAATCTCTTCTtttgtttcaattttaattaaagtgGTATTAGTATCATGATTGATGTTagtttgttgatgttgtaatttggcaccattattataattattattattattattattattattattattattattattattattattattattattataattatcagCAAATGGATATGAGGAAGTACCACTTACAAAGTCTGTTGGtgtattaaaattagaatttgGTTTGTTAATTTCTTGCATTTGGACAGGTAAATTGGGTTGATGATttataccattattaaatattggaTAAtttgtgttattattaaattgtaaagGCGATgagttattattgtttttatttatttgttgttggttttgttgttgttgtggttgttggccttgttgttgtggttgctgttgttgttgtggtggttgtggttgtggttgtggttgtggttgtggttgtggttgtggttgtggttgtggttgtggttgtggttgtggttgttgatgttgttgattttgattttgattttgattttgattttgattttgattttgattttgctgatgttgatgttgatgtt is a window encoding:
- the mybS gene encoding myb domain-containing protein; its protein translation is ITTLSPTKRFKVVPDRIKKYNKDKLSPPFTTTATTTTSTLPTTSTSPTTTTSPTTTSSSLKTTTTAITKKVSPTTTKTRSTTAKEIANSVINKKESNIDEDDEDDDEDDNEDDDNNDNDESDQQVKLKKPIVHNNNNNNNNNNNNNNNNNNNNNNNNNNKNNKNNKNNKNKKNKSKNIETSPPITSRHNSGSLAKEKGKKETKKTSPPSSEIYNSHSSSFDDQTNRKRKRKKPNHEDYNINNKINKNESEYKIDSSNNNNNNNSNNNNNNNNNNNNNNNNNNNNNNNNNNNNNNNNNNKNNNNDNNTGDEVNDSPPITNHNNNNNNIKLTLSSDTSDSLPTNSIKSNGSPSSTTSSLPSTNDIFFNLINENINNNVINNHDHNDHNNNNNRKIKTSEESESGEESDSYYSALSDNDLVLSSPTTIKNILSEKSSSLPTINEDYSTSNIKENEENQSTEELEIFYLDSSENQDENTINNDDGDEEPEDDKEDTLKYQKPIESRKESLSPFPLDDIDLDIEDLELENKSTTSLSNNHNNNILIIDNDDDDDNSNNINHNNSTNNNNNNNNNNDNNNINNNDNENTSTTTTTNSVNTGKRKRGNGNGGGDFMFFYDPYVDLSSSHLDDINGFFDLDSKISNLQDYRLSRKTPTSPLSTSLGGLNDGVVLINDDNTNSTEYNLKLGEQQQQQQQQQQQQQQQQQQQQQQQQQQQQNLNQQQQWPSCYIEEINESEIERERQKVKPNVKNNVNIIDISSNNEEISEKEKENLKDKEIQDNPQEEEEEEQEEEQEEEDEDEEDQKEKVPEQKIKQEEEEELEDIHIPKYRNYNNINGNGNNNNNNDNGDNNNNKNNINNDNNESDESSESSDESSTDDEEEARLSKIAYIESQKAKIPECRPYNVYFGKYFILFYFIFYKYIINLIIFFFFFFFSKILEDHLPPTLIYTPYKLKSEEVDHFISAARKKLKSIDDSLRSMGVQTNKNVSKIPDSSILAILDEYDYSVADALESIDFSSLDTIQPCLEDHINQTWSQLQKDLFDEGFKIYKKDFKKISTLIKGKSCQDVIEYFFWYKQTKKYKSLYSYKYQIMQQQLQQQQQQLQQQQQHQQQQQPTQPPRKRPPNARVSPAQTNYFINGSNHTTTTTTASATNTTTTTTISNTNTNVNYNVDNVIKNSKNKNHVYNHDNDEDSDEDQERFYQAYNSANRNNQDLNDCVN
- the cirh1a gene encoding U3 small nucleolar ribonucleoprotein, with translation MPVSKKQKVDTTVTVTTKKQVESTEKPHKQSKESKELKATTTPTTTTPTTTTTKKQTTTKESVSKQPIIKSPNSSKVHHCSFSSWLPKPITSISYNQENNLIAVSRQESPLEIWIKNDQELILLKTLGGSKFDLPIISVIWLNKTILLSTFENKFVIWDISSYSIIQELNSIGTVRGVSFNRLLNLLAVCTHDSNVRLYNFKKDDNEIEYQSSFPSVSDSKINTIQWALDQKTILVGCQNQLVVFKVDSLRSSLTITTDNIVSLNSLNDNTVACGFTNGFISIIDIKFGSIIQDFRNLHAPVRSIQVNKKGDQFFASGDEATIVSYNKSSGNNKWAFSGQHKRDSHDIKCLEITNTHLISGGNSTQMIFYDLSNFSSLSNSNGSIPNYFRCKSLPLPNTIAITQPSSSSQNQILLIEFSRYQINIWQLGSTNDNNDNLDLPNGTHLNLSKKTKKLLQFESKI